A genomic window from Silene latifolia isolate original U9 population chromosome Y, ASM4854445v1, whole genome shotgun sequence includes:
- the LOC141628176 gene encoding uncharacterized protein LOC141628176, translating to MSSPPDALIVTPAQLRAKTAREKRKTFSTKKRTGNVSHVFSQLSPPTTPLSFTTTGGICSPTDVIERLVRDLCAEYGESLNEVLPSITPNEETPYRPNDPSRFSDDLIRLLKNMIYQYNPLAKMFKMVMDKLSIDKDSEVSIRLFSRREKDGRTYNRPTVFEIAALIEGDIGPNMEKWDIIAFIGVSTSDQLREETTCREWFAYRLQDRSPDIEFPTLLLSGKAFHQFLVDGYITVESHRINYIRFNQERLQVDNYKNLSNALGRGDIDPSSAGARYIIPASFSGGDKWKKVNYLDTMTICKWFVVYTIEFQKRGLLHAHILLFLHREYKFPEAADVYKIISGEIPDTIKEPILHAAVCEYMLHGPCGKEKLSSPCMVGENCSKHYPKPCTKRKTVDGEGYPIYKRSKKGVTVKKDGVPLGNELAIPYNPQLLLKYRAHINVEWCNQSRSIKYLFKYIDKGSDRVTMQSTYMRRNEEDPGRFDEIKRFYDCRYLSACEAAWRLFGFEIHYRTPVVERLQYHLPDEQPIFLC from the exons ATGTCATCACCTCCCGATGCTCTCATTGTAACGCCTGCTCAGTTACGGGCGAAGACGGCGAGAGAGAAAAGGAAAACGTTTTCAACTAAAAAACGTACTGGTAATGTTAGTCATGTCTTTTCTCAATTGAGTCCCCCAACTACACCACTTAGCTTCACCACTACAG GAGGAATATGTAGTCCAACAGACGTGATTGAGCGATTGGTAAGAGATCTATGTGCTGAGTATGGTGAATCTTTAAATGAAGTTCTTCCTTCTATAACTCCAAATGAAGAAACCCCATATCG TCCCAACGATCCCTCTAGGTTTAGCGATGATCTTATTCGGTTGTTAAAAAATATGATTTACCAATACAATCCTCTTGCTAAGATGTTTAAGATGGTTATGGATAAATTGTCTATAGATAAAGACAGTGAAGTGAGTATCAGACTTTTTTCCAGAAGAGAAAAAGATGGAAGAACGTATAATCGTCCAACGGTTTTCGAGATTGCGGCTTTGATTGAAGGGGATATCGGTCCAAATATGGAGAAATGGGATATTATTG CTTTTATTGGGGTGAGCACAAGCGATCAACTGCGTGAGGAAACAACGTGTCGGGAGTGGTTTGCCTATCGTCTACAAGACAGATCACCTGATATTGAATTTCCAACGTTGTTACTATCTGGAAAGGCATTTCACCAGTTTTTAGTTGATGGTTATATAACGGTTGAATCGCATAGGATCAATTACATTCGTTTTAACCAAGAACGACTTCAGGTAGATAATTACAAGAACCTTTCAAATGCTCTTGGGAGAGGAGACATTGATCCATCTTCTGCCGGTGCTCGGTATATTATCCCTGCGAGTTTCTCAGGTGGTGACAAGTGGAAGAAAGTGAATTATCTTGACACCATGACTATTTGCAAGTGGTTCG TGGTATATACTATTGAATTTCAAAAACGTGGTCTGCTACATGCGCATATACTATTGTTCCTACATCGAGAGTACAAGTTCCCTGAAGCTGCAGATGTCTACAAAATCATTTCTGGCGAGATTCCTGATACGATTAAGGAACCTATCTTACATGCTGCTGTTTGTGAGTACATGCTCCATGGCCCGTGTGGTAAAGAAAAGTTATCATCACCGTGTATGGTCGGGGAAAACTGCTCAAAACATTACCCAAAGCCGTGTACTAAAAGAAAAACGGTTGACGGTGAGGGTTATCCTATATACAAGAGAAGCAAGAAAGGAGTTACGGTGAAAAAAGATGGTGTACCTCTCGGCAACGAATTGGCCATTCCATATAACCCTCAGTTGTTATTGAAATATCGGGCTCATATCAACGTCGAATGGTGTAATCAATCTCGATCTATTAAGTATCTCTTCAAGTATATTGACAAGGGCTCTGATCGAGTTACGATGCAGTCAACTTATATGCGTCGCAATGAGGAGGATCCTGGTCGATTTGATGAGATTAAGAGGTTTTACGACTGTCGATATCTATCCGCATGTGAAGCTGCTTGGAGGTTATTTGGTTTTGAAATTCATTATAGGACTCCTGTTGTTGAAAGGCTGCAGTACCACCTTCCGGATGAGCAACCTATTTTTTTATGCTGA